A genome region from Magnolia sinica isolate HGM2019 chromosome 8, MsV1, whole genome shotgun sequence includes the following:
- the LOC131253658 gene encoding acid phosphatase 1-like, which translates to MFTAMRSLWELLLLMLITVFSKTIGTKPNLKFNGPLECGYCLSWRVAVEANNIRAWHTVPSQCLRYVENYMLGGQYAQDLDMVVEQIVGYMKDLLPVIDGKDAWILDVDDTCISNLLYYSGKRFGGDPYDPTAFKMWAKSKSCPAIPAVHRLFKMLIDGGYKVILLTGRDEETLGAPTIENLHNQGFVGYERVILRSSAYKGQSAVSFKSEMRRQLVAEGYRIRGNIGDQWSDLLGDYLGDRTFKLPNPMYFVP; encoded by the exons ATGTTTACGGCAATGCGGTCACTATGGGAGCTGTTGCTACTGATGTTGATAACCGTGTTCTCTAAGACGATCGGCACAAAGCCGAATTTGAAGTTTAATGGCCCATTAGAGTGCGGTTATTGCTTAAGCTGGCGCGTCGCGGTGGAGGCGAATAATATACGTGCATGGCACACGGTCCCATCCCAGTGCTTACGCTACGTCGAGAATTACATGCTTGGGGGCCAGTATGCACAAGATCTTGACATGGTTGTTGAGCAGATCGTGGGCTACATGAAAGATTTGCTCCCAGTCATCGATGGAAAGGATGCTTGGATTCTCGACGTCGACGATACTTGCATCTCAAACCTTCTTTATTACAGTGGGAAGCGATTCGG GGGTGATCCATACGACCCAACAGCATTTAAAATGTGGGCCAAAAGCAAAAGCTGTCCCGCAATTCCTGCCGTCCACAGATTGTTTAAGATGCTGATCGACGGTGGATATAAGGTTATTCTTCTCACGGGGAGGGATGAAGAAACGTTGGGGGCACCCACCATTGAGAATTTACATAATCAAGGATTCGTTGGCTATGAAAGAGTGATTTTgag GAGTTCTGCTTACAAGGGGCAAAGCGCAGTGTCCTTCAAATCAGAGATGCGTAGACAATTAGTAGCGGAGGGCTACAGAATCCGTGGCAATATCGGAGACCAATGGAGTGACCTATTAGGAGATTATTTGGGCGATCGAACATTTAAGCTCCCTAATCCCATGTATTTTGTCCCTTAA